Proteins from a genomic interval of Rubinisphaera italica:
- a CDS encoding cytochrome c peroxidase, which yields MLQCSFGSLLSTATTAFTILFSLLLHSPISLCADQSTLVDIAHRSPVDVVLAKDESWLVTANETSDSITLVDLVSGNCIDELKCGGQPASIVLCLNGQHLLVSCTGSGEILLVQIDQSKLLKKATISVGYEPVGLTVTPDGQTAFVGLTATGEVAQLNLQEARVEQKFAVGAWPRYLAISPDGTRLAIACSGDSKIVVADAIKGEVLYEERLIGGINIGHMQCSEDGKYVYFPWMVYRSNPITVGNIQRGWVLASRIGRVRLDGPAYREAISLDVPQMAIADPHGLAMSSDGNRLVVSASGTHELLIYRRPDLPFIGAGGPGDLIDSTLLRDRDIFSRVDVGGRPMGMAISADNKTVYVANYINDSVQKVDVESRKIVQEISLGRTPEKTLARHGMELFYDGQRSLDQWYSCHSCHYNSGVNSKAMDTMNDGSTLTMKTVLPLYHLQQTSPWTWHGWQSDLQDAMHTSFTTTMLGNSINDEEARAVMAYLNELQLPQNPFRNPDGSLTEAAVRGEKIFRSEQAACASCHNGPYFTDGKIHDVGLGSAEDYYNGYNTPTLIGLYRKVRYLHDGRSKSLEDVLTGDHAPEKVSGERALSPEELSDLVAYLKSL from the coding sequence ATGCTGCAATGCTCATTCGGTTCTTTGTTATCCACAGCCACGACGGCTTTCACAATTCTTTTTTCACTGCTCCTGCACAGTCCGATTTCTCTTTGCGCTGACCAGTCTACTCTAGTAGATATTGCTCATCGTTCTCCTGTCGATGTGGTCCTGGCCAAAGATGAATCCTGGCTGGTAACGGCTAATGAAACCTCCGATTCGATCACTCTTGTCGACCTGGTCTCAGGCAACTGCATTGATGAATTGAAGTGTGGCGGGCAACCTGCATCAATCGTTTTATGTCTGAATGGTCAACACCTCCTCGTCAGTTGTACGGGTAGTGGAGAGATACTGCTCGTCCAGATTGATCAGAGTAAACTTCTCAAGAAAGCCACCATTTCCGTCGGCTACGAACCTGTCGGACTAACCGTTACTCCCGATGGTCAAACCGCATTTGTCGGATTGACCGCGACTGGCGAAGTCGCTCAGCTGAATTTGCAGGAAGCACGAGTCGAGCAAAAATTTGCCGTCGGAGCCTGGCCGCGATATCTCGCAATTTCTCCAGATGGAACTCGCCTGGCCATCGCCTGCAGTGGGGACAGCAAAATCGTCGTTGCCGACGCTATCAAAGGCGAAGTCCTCTACGAAGAACGTCTCATCGGCGGCATTAACATTGGGCACATGCAATGCTCCGAAGATGGAAAGTATGTTTACTTCCCATGGATGGTCTATCGCAGCAATCCAATTACCGTCGGAAATATTCAACGGGGCTGGGTACTCGCCAGCCGAATTGGAAGAGTCCGGCTCGATGGCCCGGCTTATCGGGAAGCAATCTCTCTGGATGTACCCCAGATGGCAATCGCCGATCCGCATGGGCTGGCAATGAGCAGCGATGGCAATCGGCTCGTCGTCTCCGCTTCGGGCACCCACGAGTTATTGATTTATCGACGTCCCGACCTCCCCTTCATTGGGGCTGGTGGTCCGGGGGATTTGATCGATTCTACATTGTTGCGAGATCGCGATATTTTTTCCCGCGTCGATGTGGGGGGGCGTCCCATGGGCATGGCCATTTCAGCCGACAATAAAACTGTGTATGTCGCCAACTATATCAACGACAGTGTGCAGAAAGTGGATGTCGAGTCTCGAAAAATCGTTCAGGAAATCTCACTGGGACGCACTCCTGAAAAGACCTTGGCCCGACATGGGATGGAACTGTTTTACGATGGTCAGAGAAGTCTGGATCAGTGGTACAGCTGTCACAGTTGCCATTACAACAGCGGCGTCAATTCCAAAGCGATGGACACGATGAACGACGGCAGCACGCTGACGATGAAAACCGTCCTGCCGTTGTATCATTTGCAGCAAACCAGCCCCTGGACCTGGCATGGCTGGCAATCCGATCTGCAGGATGCCATGCACACCTCATTCACAACAACCATGCTGGGTAATAGCATTAATGATGAAGAAGCCAGAGCCGTAATGGCGTATCTGAATGAACTCCAACTCCCGCAGAATCCCTTCAGGAATCCTGATGGTTCCTTAACCGAAGCTGCAGTTCGAGGAGAAAAGATTTTCCGTAGTGAGCAGGCTGCCTGTGCCAGTTGCCACAATGGCCCCTATTTTACAGACGGAAAAATTCACGACGTCGGCCTCGGTTCCGCAGAGGATTACTACAATGGCTACAACACCCCGACACTGATCGGCCTCTATCGAAAAGTTCGCTACCTGCACGACGGTCGATCCAAAAGCCTGGAAGATGTCCTGACTGGAGACCACGCTCCCGAAAAGGTGAGCGGAGAAAGAGCGTTATCCCCAGAGGAGTTGAGCGATCTGGTTGCTTATTTGAAGTCTCTTTGA
- a CDS encoding sensor histidine kinase, giving the protein MSQSSDHNTASQSSHEASKISQLEARLAEMQKQLLHLEKMSTVGVLASSITHEFNNILTTVINYAKMGLRHQDAATRDKAFDKILAAGQRAAKITTGMLAYAKDRGSQTDVHSLVQLTDDVLVLVEKDLQKHRISLVKNITANAQANVNPSQIQQILLNLIINARQAMEPGGTMTITIGSDPSGPWSILSVKDTGSGIPSEKLPHIFETFYTTKTADESGQGGSGLGLSLCKDIMEAHHGRIRVDSKVGEGTCFTLKLPQAQATGFVQTDGLTNKAG; this is encoded by the coding sequence AGGCCCGGCTCGCGGAAATGCAGAAGCAGTTGCTGCATCTCGAAAAGATGAGCACCGTCGGCGTGCTTGCCTCTTCGATCACACACGAATTCAACAACATTCTCACGACGGTCATCAATTACGCGAAAATGGGCCTGCGTCATCAGGATGCCGCCACACGCGATAAAGCATTCGACAAAATCTTGGCCGCTGGTCAGCGCGCCGCGAAAATTACGACCGGAATGTTGGCTTATGCGAAGGATCGCGGCAGTCAAACCGATGTGCACAGCCTTGTTCAACTGACAGATGATGTGCTCGTGTTGGTCGAAAAAGATCTGCAGAAACATCGCATCAGCCTGGTAAAAAACATTACGGCCAACGCCCAAGCGAATGTGAATCCAAGTCAGATTCAACAGATCCTTTTGAATCTGATCATCAATGCCCGCCAGGCAATGGAACCAGGCGGCACCATGACCATTACAATTGGCTCAGATCCTTCTGGCCCGTGGTCAATTCTTTCCGTCAAAGATACCGGCAGCGGCATTCCTTCCGAGAAATTGCCTCATATCTTTGAGACCTTCTACACGACAAAAACGGCTGATGAATCGGGGCAGGGGGGCAGCGGACTCGGACTCTCATTATGCAAAGACATCATGGAAGCCCACCACGGCCGCATCCGAGTCGACAGCAAAGTCGGCGAAGGAACTTGCTTCACATTGAAACTGCCTCAGGCACAGGCAACAGGTTTCGTGCAAACCGATGGTCTGACCAACAAGGCTGGATGA
- a CDS encoding TlpA family protein disulfide reductase has translation MIRHLSSGSAFLILLMVFSLNRISAEEQPKGSVADVSVHMQSWEELQDWVASQKGKVVVVDVWSTFCLPCVREFPHFVEFHENHKDHVACASLNIDYYGGKGQKPEDNREKVLKFLKSRNATMHNIIAINPDEVVLQQIKTAAIPAAIIYDRNGKLHKFFNNDEDLYGPKGFNYEQHITPLVEKLLK, from the coding sequence ATGATACGTCATCTCAGCTCAGGTTCGGCATTTTTGATTTTATTGATGGTTTTCAGTCTGAATCGGATTTCCGCAGAGGAGCAGCCAAAGGGTTCAGTTGCAGACGTTTCCGTGCATATGCAGAGCTGGGAGGAATTGCAGGACTGGGTGGCAAGCCAAAAGGGGAAGGTCGTTGTTGTGGATGTCTGGTCGACATTTTGCCTGCCGTGTGTACGAGAGTTTCCTCACTTTGTTGAGTTTCATGAGAATCACAAGGATCACGTTGCCTGTGCTTCGCTGAATATCGATTATTACGGCGGCAAAGGTCAGAAACCGGAAGACAACCGGGAAAAAGTCCTGAAGTTCCTGAAATCACGAAATGCAACTATGCACAACATCATCGCGATTAATCCAGACGAAGTCGTGCTGCAGCAGATCAAAACCGCAGCGATTCCGGCTGCCATCATTTATGATCGCAATGGCAAACTTCACAAATTCTTCAACAACGATGAAGACCTGTATGGACCGAAAGGTTTCAACTACGAGCAGCACATCACACCACTGGTCGAAAAATTACTCAAATAA
- a CDS encoding ABC transporter permease subunit, producing the protein MNIIPLQISLLAQEVSEIETLQSGQASYGWITGISIAALILLFAINRFTKIGVIARATSKESVRQPMFFSLLAVAILVMLLNTWIPFFSLGDDTKMFLDCGLATILICSMLLAIWTSSMSIADEIEGKTAMTLLSKPINRRQFIIGKYLGLLQGVVIFLIPVVIVFVCLTYYKVGYDMKESGKQAVEYFNWIDTSNGMQYLWFQADRIAPVLQVLPGILLIFLEVAVLAAISVVVSTRLPMVVNFSVMFSIFVFGHLTPVLVASSEGRQELEFVSFVARLFATVLPQLDAFNMSASIATGSMVPPDYLGFAALYGVAYCVAAILLAFILFEDRDLA; encoded by the coding sequence GTGAATATTATCCCACTGCAAATTTCTCTGTTAGCTCAAGAAGTTAGTGAAATTGAGACATTACAAAGTGGTCAAGCCTCTTATGGCTGGATTACCGGAATATCGATTGCAGCATTAATTCTGCTCTTTGCCATCAATCGATTTACAAAAATTGGCGTAATTGCCCGTGCGACGAGTAAGGAATCGGTGCGACAACCGATGTTCTTCTCGCTTCTGGCTGTGGCGATCCTGGTGATGCTGCTCAACACATGGATCCCATTTTTCTCGCTGGGTGACGACACCAAAATGTTCCTCGATTGCGGACTGGCGACCATCCTGATCTGCAGCATGCTGCTGGCGATCTGGACTTCCAGTATGAGTATCGCCGATGAAATCGAAGGAAAAACTGCGATGACGTTGCTGAGCAAGCCGATCAATCGTCGGCAGTTCATCATCGGGAAATATCTGGGATTGTTACAGGGCGTCGTCATTTTCCTGATTCCCGTCGTCATCGTCTTCGTCTGTTTGACATACTACAAAGTCGGGTACGACATGAAGGAGTCTGGAAAACAGGCGGTCGAGTATTTCAACTGGATTGATACTTCAAACGGAATGCAATATCTCTGGTTCCAGGCGGATCGGATTGCACCGGTTCTGCAGGTTTTGCCAGGGATTCTGCTGATCTTCCTGGAAGTGGCCGTGCTGGCCGCGATCAGCGTTGTTGTTTCGACTCGACTGCCGATGGTGGTGAATTTCTCGGTGATGTTCTCCATTTTCGTCTTCGGTCACCTCACTCCCGTGCTGGTTGCTTCGAGTGAAGGTCGTCAGGAACTGGAATTTGTCTCCTTCGTGGCTCGCCTGTTTGCGACGGTTCTGCCGCAGTTGGATGCGTTTAATATGTCTGCATCGATTGCAACGGGTTCGATGGTTCCTCCCGATTACCTCGGCTTTGCGGCTTTATATGGCGTGGCTTATTGCGTCGCTGCAATTTTACTGGCTTTTATTCTGTTCGAAGACCGCGACTTAGCGTAG